TTTCACCTCGTCTATGGCACATGCAATTTCACTAATGAATAAAGTCTATTTAAGGTCAATGATGATTCACAATTGCTTAATGGCATTGTTTCAAGTGGTTTAACCCTGGGGCAGTGTCGTCTTGACAATATTTTAATCCTTCTTTCAGGAAGAGTTCGTGGATGAAATCTATGATATAAGAAGGAACCTTGCAGTACCAGTAAGCTTCGATAGGAacgtatattttataaatttcacttCATTCGACAAGCAATTGCCTATTTACATCAACCTTATAAGGCACCCAGTTACGAAAGTTTTGTCGAGGTAGGCATGGctctgaataaataaaattgttataatttgACTTAAAATTATACTTATTGCACAATAAAATGGCTAATCCGCTTAAACCTTCACTTTAAATagtaaaagtatcaaagtatAGTTTCAGGGTAGCAGAAAAGAAATCCGGAAGGATTCGTGATAATTACTTAAGCTGCATGCAGAAAAAAGGAAAGGAATGCAATCTGAAAAATGATTTCTCTATACCATATTTTTGTGGGCATGATCCCAAATGCAGGTAGTTAAAGCTTTACTATATATGAATACATATCGCGTTGCGCACCAAACGCATTAAAGCTTGATTAATGCAATACTTCAGGTTACCAAATACTGATTGGGCTCTTGGGAGGGCCAAAGAAAacgtagaaaaatattataggGTAGTGGGCGTTCTGGAGGAACTTAACACCACACTTTCCGTTcttgaagaccaaattccccAGTTTTTTAAAGGAACCATGATGACCTACGAACGCAGTTTATTAGGTAAGACTCTTCCAGTTTATACACCAAAACATTCTATTTAATACATCTCTTTTGTACATACTTCATTTAGATATATATAAACGCAAAAAGAACCCCGAAATACCTATAAACTTTAGGAAGAGAGTAGAAAAGAAGCTCAGTaaagaaatagaattttattattgggtCAGGCAAAGACTATGGTCACAAGCACGAAACGACTATACCCAGGAAAGAGCAACGCTGTAATAAAAATCGATAACGGAggtagatttaaaaataaagtccAATAAACATTGTTTCAAAAAAGCACACCTTTCTTAATCAATTATTGTTAACGATAAACTACTGCAAGCAATGGGaaagatttaataaattaacaatcgATACTcgcaaaaaagaaaatcatgTTGATATACAGGTAAACCATGACAAACACGGTTATGGAGAGTGATAATCATTTCTTCTTGGCATCTTTTAAACCTGCGCCAgcgttaaatttgaaaaagattAT
This portion of the Euwallacea fornicatus isolate EFF26 chromosome 13, ASM4011564v1, whole genome shotgun sequence genome encodes:
- the LOC136342788 gene encoding uronyl 2-sulfotransferase-like isoform X2, with product MNWRRRRLKVQWFLTTLLTIFVSATFVYNNECVIKECKKTSDVNYKPLKKSLLSVNGHVNKASLSESRQWHRSTEAPKSTHVTKSMAQLGKMDEVNEHFMFFNFVPKSGSEILIYLLEKIQGMNSFKHVRLKGGRKKQLNGIHQEEFVDEIYDIRRNLAVPVSFDRNVYFINFTSFDKQLPIYINLIRHPVTKVLSRVAEKKSGRIRDNYLSCMQKKGKECNLKNDFSIPYFCGHDPKCRLPNTDWALGRAKENVEKYYRVVGVLEELNTTLSVLEDQIPQFFKGTMMTYERSLLDIYKRKKNPEIPINFRKRVEKKLSKEIEFYYWVRQRLWSQARNDYTQERATL
- the LOC136342788 gene encoding uronyl 2-sulfotransferase-like isoform X1, with product MNWRRRRLKVQWFLTTLLTIFVSATFVYNNECVIKECKKTSDVNYKPLKKSLLSVNGHVNKASLSESRQWHRSTEAPKSTHVTKSMAQLGKMDEVNEHFMFFNFVPKSGSEILIYLLEKIQGMNSFKHVRLKGGRKKQLNGIHQEEFVDEIYDIRRNLAVPVSFDRNVYFINFTSFDKQLPIYINLIRHPVTKVLSSFRVAEKKSGRIRDNYLSCMQKKGKECNLKNDFSIPYFCGHDPKCRLPNTDWALGRAKENVEKYYRVVGVLEELNTTLSVLEDQIPQFFKGTMMTYERSLLDIYKRKKNPEIPINFRKRVEKKLSKEIEFYYWVRQRLWSQARNDYTQERATL